A region of Arabidopsis thaliana chromosome 5, partial sequence DNA encodes the following proteins:
- a CDS encoding sequence-specific DNA binding transcription factor (sequence-specific DNA binding transcription factors; BEST Arabidopsis thaliana protein match is: sequence-specific DNA binding transcription factors (TAIR:AT3G11100.1); Has 30201 Blast hits to 17322 proteins in 780 species: Archae - 12; Bacteria - 1396; Metazoa - 17338; Fungi - 3422; Plants - 5037; Viruses - 0; Other Eukaryotes - 2996 (source: NCBI BLink).) encodes METTTPQSKSSVSHRPPLGREDWWSEEATATLVEAWGNRYVKLNHGNLRQNDWKDVADAVNSRHGDNSRKKTDLQCKNRVDTLKKKYKTEKAKLSPSTWRFYNRLDVLIGPVVKKSAGGVVKSAPFKNHLNPTGSNSTGSSLEDDDEDDDEVGDWEFVARKHPRVEEVDLSEGSTCRELATAILKFGEVYERIEGKKQQMMIELEKQRMEVTKEVELKRMNMLMEMQLEIEKSKHRKRASASGKQL; translated from the exons ATGGAGACGACGACGCCGCAGTCAAAATCAAGTGTGTCCCACCGACCGCCGTTGGGAAGAGAAGACTGGTGGAGTGAGGAAGCGACGGCGACGCTGGTAGAAGCCTGGGGCAATCGTTACGTCAAGCTGAACCACGGAAATCTCCGGCAGAATGACTGGAAAGACGTCGCCGACGCCGTTAACTCTAGACACGGTGATAACAGCCGTAAGAAGACCGACTTACAGTGTAAGAACCGGGTCGAtactttgaagaagaagtacaaaacagagaaagctaAACTCTCGCCGTCGACTTGGCGTTTCTATAACCGCCTCGATGTTCTAATCGGTCCCGTTGTGAAGAAATCGGCTGGCGGAGTTGTCAAATCAGCGCCTTTTAAGAATCATCTGAATCCAACTGGATCGAACTCTACTGGAAGCTctcttgaagatgatgatgaggatgatgatgaggttgGTGATTGGGAATTCGTTGCTAGGAAGCATCCTCGTGTGGAAGAGGTAGATCTGAGTGAAGGATCAACGTGTAGGGAACTAGCTACGGCGATTCTCAAGTTTGGAGAAGTTTACGAGAGAATTGAAGGGAAGAAGCAACAGATGATGATTGAGTTGGAGAAGCAGAGAATGGAAGTGACAAAGGAGGTAGAGTTAAAACGAATGAACATGTTGATGGAGATGCAGTTAGAGATTGAGAAATCAAAGCACCGGAAACGCGCAAGTGCTTCAG GTAAGCAATTGTAG
- a CDS encoding Mad3/BUB1 homology region 1 (Mad3/BUB1 homology region 1; CONTAINS InterPro DOMAIN/s: Mitotic checkpoint serine/threonine protein kinase, Bub1 (InterPro:IPR015661), Mad3/BUB1 homology region 1 (InterPro:IPR013212); BEST Arabidopsis thaliana protein match is: BUB1-related (BUB1: budding uninhibited by benzymidazol 1) (TAIR:AT2G33560.2); Has 1807 Blast hits to 1807 proteins in 277 species: Archae - 0; Bacteria - 0; Metazoa - 736; Fungi - 347; Plants - 385; Viruses - 0; Other Eukaryotes - 339 (source: NCBI BLink).) — protein sequence MAKNENGYENLLASLIVDIKSYSGKDHLLPWIRGVKKMKESLPSQILNEKLPRFLQKCAESFESDKRYKNDSRYIRVWLQLMDFVDDPRALLRTMEAKSIGTKRSLFYQAYALHYEKMKRFEDAEKMYRLGVQNLAEPMDELQKSYLQFVTRMERHKKKKTQRQEQKLSGKHHKVDERQQHEPVLNFVDKAIVGKPEAENACHHGLVDPTINMKEAMNTINNMFKEPIETAPLQRRSRQRSQNKENQGCNNSFEVFLDENLECETGTSGKAKTSTTQCGSQPNQESFEIFIDDENTDETADENDEAGKAFVFLLPRDHSPESSEEADRNTPPRARFREDTVVRRFVGSTISDEPEAVENACHHGLVDPTVNLKEAMEDINNMFGEPINFVRPNRSKNKGKAVVETKPNPAAGFSILEDDDEEEAEQEHQGKSQPTQRLPSKSDERELFEPTVCTKVALDEINKLFAMPMDF from the exons ATGGCGAAGAACGAGAACGGCTACGAGAATTTGCTGGCTTCATTGATCGTCGACATCAAATCATACTCTGGAAAAGACCATCTTCTTCCGTGGATCCG AGGTgttaagaagatgaaagagagtTTGCCGTCTCAGATATTGAACGAGAAGCTGCCGCGGTTTTTGCAGAAATGTGCAGAGTCATTTGAATCTGATAAGAGATATAAGAACGATTCGCGGTATATTCGTGTTTGGTTGCAGCTG ATGGACTTTGTAGACGATCCAAGAGCTCTTTTAAGAACCATGGAAGCAAAAAGTATAGGGACCAAGAGGTCACTCTTCTACCAGGCATATGCTCTCCATtatgagaagatgaagagatttGAGGATGCTGAGAAAATGTACCGTCTTGGGGTTCAAAA CCTTGCAGAACCCATGGATGAGTTACAGAAATCATACTTGCAGTTCGTTACTCGCATGGAGAGgcacaaaaagaagaagacacag cgtcaagaacaaaaactgtCTGGAAAGCACCACAAGGTTGATGAGAGGCAACAACATGAGCCTGTGTtgaattttgttgataaaGCCATTGTAGGGAAGCCTGAAGCAGAAAATGCTTGCCATCACGGTTTGGTGGATCCCACAATAAACATGAAGGAAGCCATGAATACAATCAACAACATGTTCAAAGAGCCTATAGAAACTGCTCCACTTCAGAGAAGATCACGACAGAGAAGTcagaacaaagaaaatcaaggATGCAACAATAGCTTTGAGGTTTTTCTGGACGAGAATCTCGAATGTGAAACAGGGACAAGTGGAAAAGCAAAGACTAGTACTACTCAGTGTGGATCCCAGCCTAATCAAGAGTCCTTTGAGATAttcattgatgatgaaaacacTGATGAAACTGCGGATGAAAATGATGAGGCTGGAAAAGCTTTTGTCTTTCTCCTGCCAAGAGACCATTCACCTGAAAGCTCTGAAGAAGCAGACAGAAACACTCCTCCTCGGGCTAGATTTAGAGAAGATACAGTTGTTCGTAGATTTGTTGGTTCAACAATCTCCGATGAGCCTGAAGCAGTTGAAAACGCCTGCCACCATGGCCTTGTTGACCCTACAGTAAACCTAAAGGAAGCTATGGAGGACATAAACAACATGTTTGGCGAACCAATCAATTTTGTTAGACCCAACCGCTctaaaaacaaaggaaaagcaGTAGTagagacaaaaccaaatcctGCTGCAGGTTTCTCAATACtcgaggatgatgatgaagaagaagctgagcaAGAACATCAAGGGAAGAGCCAGCCGACTCAGAGATTGCCTTCAAAATCAGATGAGCGCGAACTATTTGAACCAACGGTATGCACAAAAGTAGCCTTGGATGAAATCAACAAATTGTTTGCAATGCCAATGGACTTCTAA
- a CDS encoding RING/U-box superfamily protein (RING/U-box superfamily protein; FUNCTIONS IN: zinc ion binding; CONTAINS InterPro DOMAIN/s: Zinc finger, RING-type (InterPro:IPR001841); BEST Arabidopsis thaliana protein match is: AtL5 (TAIR:AT3G62690.1); Has 1807 Blast hits to 1807 proteins in 277 species: Archae - 0; Bacteria - 0; Metazoa - 736; Fungi - 347; Plants - 385; Viruses - 0; Other Eukaryotes - 339 (source: NCBI BLink).): MQKQNNRRVFFYPVTFSPRFHSNSASHFSITLATFRRDIYRPITGKERLFGQTSLGRPLQLKFEISSEFLAASDVETCLRHVSLVLADVEPRIREILVLYGIQLIGESRGRAFELKAEAEDVEYHLMEESKGWTTCIPAKSITPVNECTICLEELCHDEESIETHDCCHVFHKLCLWRWIRTKSSCPLCRHPIYSRPKF; encoded by the coding sequence atgcaaaagcaaaacaacCGGCGAGTCTTTTTCTACCCGGTCACTTTCTCACCGCGTTTCCATTCAAATTCCGCTAGCCATTTTTCCATCACACTAGCGACTTTCCGACGAGACATCTACCGTCCGATCACCGGGAAAGAACGACTTTTCGGACAGACATCACTAGGTCGACCACTTCAACTCAAATTCGAGATCTCTTCAGAGTTTCTAGCAGCCTCCGACGTAGAAACATGTCTTCGACACGTGTCTCTTGTTTTGGCGGATGTTGAGCCAAGGATTCGGGAGATTCTGGTTTTGTATGGCATTCAACTCATCGgagaaagcagaggaagagCTTTCGAGCTCAAAGCTGAAGCAGAAGATGTTGAATATCACTTGATGGAAGAAAGTAAAGGCTGGACTACTTGTATCCCGGCCAAATCGATTACTCCGGTCAACGAATGTACTATATGCCTTGAGGAATTATGCCACGACGAAGAATCTATAGAGACACATGATTGTTGTCATGTTTTTCATAAACTCTGTCTTTGGCGCTGGATTCGGACCAAAAGCTCTTGTCCTCTTTGTCGTCATCCTATCTATTCAAGACCCaagttttag
- the SDN2 gene encoding small RNA degrading nuclease 2 (small RNA degrading nuclease 2 (SDN2); FUNCTIONS IN: exonuclease activity, nucleic acid binding; LOCATED IN: intracellular; EXPRESSED IN: 20 plant structures; EXPRESSED DURING: 10 growth stages; CONTAINS InterPro DOMAIN/s: Exonuclease (InterPro:IPR006055), Polynucleotidyl transferase, ribonuclease H fold (InterPro:IPR012337), Exonuclease, RNase T/DNA polymerase III (InterPro:IPR013520); BEST Arabidopsis thaliana protein match is: small RNA degrading nuclease 3 (TAIR:AT5G67240.1); Has 30201 Blast hits to 17322 proteins in 780 species: Archae - 12; Bacteria - 1396; Metazoa - 17338; Fungi - 3422; Plants - 5037; Viruses - 0; Other Eukaryotes - 2996 (source: NCBI BLink).) translates to MEDVLATAEGVVLVKLVKVAQKLGLKGENGTWKEFLDFYDKQLGSSSLSDPSKRRKDDLVAFLTTLKKKEDLQLLAKSLKLDNDVFEKFKKKSLDETAEQRLVRMTLTHDEYPLDYLFPSNAEDWVRTGLGKKKMEPTKIEMIAIDCEMVLCEDGSEAVVRVAAVDRDLKVILDEFVKPNQPVVDYRTFITGLTAQDLEKATISVVDIQEKLLMFISEDTILVGQSLNHDLKVLKVDHARVIDTSLVFKYNYDGTRRPLRLKRPSLNYLCKCILGYEVQKEGVPHNCVHDAEAAMKLVLAILDNGAETSVPLSKEMLEAEKSKLYLHRIPCNVPYEELNGVVSRDIPHEVKV, encoded by the exons ATGGAGGACGTGCTAGCCACGGCAGAGGGAGTG GTTTTAGTAAAGCTGGTGAAGGTAGCGCAAAAGCTAGGTCTAAAAGGTGAAAACGGAACTTGGAAggagtttttagatttttatgaCAAACAGCTAGGATCTTCGAGCTTAAGTGATCCTTCAAAGCGGCGCAAAGATGATTTGGTGGCTTTTCTTACTACactcaagaagaaagaagatttgcag CTGTTGGCTAAGTCTCTCAAACTCGACAATGATGTTTTTgagaaattcaaaaagaaatctttgGATGAGACAGCTGAGCAG AGGCTAGTTCGAATGACTCTTACGCATGATGAGTACCCATTAGACTATTTGTTCCCATCTAACGCTGAG GATTGGGTTAGAACAGGGCTtggcaagaagaagatggaaccGACAAAGATCGAAATGATTGCCATTGATTGTGAGATGGTTCTTTGTGAAGATGGGAGTGAAGCTGTTGTTAGAGTTGCTGCAGTTGACCGTGATTTAAAG GTGATTCTTGATGAGTTTGTGAAACCGAATCAACCGGTTGTTGACTATAGGACTTTCATTACTGGACTTACTGCTCAAGATCTTGAAAAGGCTACTATATCTGTGGTAGATATACAG GAAAAATTGCTGATGTTTATCTCTGAGGATACAATTTTGGTTGGTCAAAGTTTGAACCATGATCTAAAAG TATTGAAGGTGGATCATGCCAGAGTAATTGATACTTCACTTGTGTTTAAGTATAACTATGACGGTACAAGAAGGCCTTTAAGACTTAAAAGACCTTCTTTGAATTATCTGTGCAAG TGTATATTGGGATATGAAGTGCAGAAAGAAGGTGTTCCACACAATTGTGTTCATGATGCAGAAGCTGCAATGAAACTTGTACTTGCTATACTAGATAATGGAGCAGAGACCTCCGTTCCACTATCTAAAGAG ATGTTGGAAGCTGAGAAGTCAAAGCTCTACCTTCATAGAATCCCTTGCAATGTTCCATATGAAGAGTTAAATGGAGTCGTTTCCAGGGATATCCCACATGAAGTTAAGGTATGA
- a CDS encoding sequence-specific DNA binding transcription factor (sequence-specific DNA binding transcription factors; BEST Arabidopsis thaliana protein match is: sequence-specific DNA binding transcription factors (TAIR:AT3G11100.1); Has 359 Blast hits to 349 proteins in 25 species: Archae - 0; Bacteria - 0; Metazoa - 8; Fungi - 0; Plants - 349; Viruses - 0; Other Eukaryotes - 2 (source: NCBI BLink).), producing the protein METTTPQSKSSVSHRPPLGREDWWSEEATATLVEAWGNRYVKLNHGNLRQNDWKDVADAVNSRHGDNSRKKTDLQCKNRVDTLKKKYKTEKAKLSPSTWRFYNRLDVLIGPVVKKSAGGVVKSAPFKNHLNPTGSNSTGSSLEDDDEDDDEVGDWEFVARKHPRVEEVDLSEGSTCRELATAILKFGEVYERIEGKKQQMMIELEKQRMEVTKEVELKRMNMLMEMQLEIEKSKHRKRASASVVWQGKV; encoded by the exons ATGGAGACGACGACGCCGCAGTCAAAATCAAGTGTGTCCCACCGACCGCCGTTGGGAAGAGAAGACTGGTGGAGTGAGGAAGCGACGGCGACGCTGGTAGAAGCCTGGGGCAATCGTTACGTCAAGCTGAACCACGGAAATCTCCGGCAGAATGACTGGAAAGACGTCGCCGACGCCGTTAACTCTAGACACGGTGATAACAGCCGTAAGAAGACCGACTTACAGTGTAAGAACCGGGTCGAtactttgaagaagaagtacaaaacagagaaagctaAACTCTCGCCGTCGACTTGGCGTTTCTATAACCGCCTCGATGTTCTAATCGGTCCCGTTGTGAAGAAATCGGCTGGCGGAGTTGTCAAATCAGCGCCTTTTAAGAATCATCTGAATCCAACTGGATCGAACTCTACTGGAAGCTctcttgaagatgatgatgaggatgatgatgaggttgGTGATTGGGAATTCGTTGCTAGGAAGCATCCTCGTGTGGAAGAGGTAGATCTGAGTGAAGGATCAACGTGTAGGGAACTAGCTACGGCGATTCTCAAGTTTGGAGAAGTTTACGAGAGAATTGAAGGGAAGAAGCAACAGATGATGATTGAGTTGGAGAAGCAGAGAATGGAAGTGACAAAGGAGGTAGAGTTAAAACGAATGAACATGTTGATGGAGATGCAGTTAGAGATTGAGAAATCAAAGCACCGGAAACGCGCAAGTGCTTCAG TGGTCTGGCAAGGAAAAGTCTAG
- the SDN2 gene encoding small RNA degrading nuclease 2 (small RNA degrading nuclease 2 (SDN2); FUNCTIONS IN: exonuclease activity, nucleic acid binding; LOCATED IN: intracellular; EXPRESSED IN: 20 plant structures; EXPRESSED DURING: 10 growth stages; CONTAINS InterPro DOMAIN/s: Exonuclease (InterPro:IPR006055), Polynucleotidyl transferase, ribonuclease H fold (InterPro:IPR012337), Exonuclease, RNase T/DNA polymerase III (InterPro:IPR013520); BEST Arabidopsis thaliana protein match is: small RNA degrading nuclease 3 (TAIR:AT5G67240.1); Has 1807 Blast hits to 1807 proteins in 277 species: Archae - 0; Bacteria - 0; Metazoa - 736; Fungi - 347; Plants - 385; Viruses - 0; Other Eukaryotes - 339 (source: NCBI BLink).) — translation MEDVLATAEGVVLVKLVKVAQKLGLKGENGTWKEFLDFYDKQLGSSSLSDPSKRRKDDLVAFLTTLKKKEDLQLLAKSLKLDNDVFEKFKKKSLDETAEQRLVRMTLTHDEYPLDYLFPSNAEDWVRTGLGKKKMEPTKIEMIAIDCEMVLCEDGSEAVVRVAAVDRDLKVILDEFVKPNQPVVDYRTFITGLTAQDLEKATISVVDIQEKLLMFISEDTILVGQSLNHDLKVLKVDHARVIDTSLVFKYNYDGTRRPLRLKRPSLNYLCKCILGYEVQKEGVPHNCVHDAEAAMKLVLAILDNGAETSVPLSKEMLEAEKSKLYLHRIPCNVPYEELNGVVSRDIPHEVKPSKKQDRHYYSAIVVFKSPEEANQAFENIAGDFGKDSRGLSQKQIFLEPSSSEPRLYVLVRKMVEDDLVGEVIAEENNASSKKRKRENHSKGTRDRRRCKPLSRRKQRSNVKRRR, via the exons ATGGAGGACGTGCTAGCCACGGCAGAGGGAGTG GTTTTAGTAAAGCTGGTGAAGGTAGCGCAAAAGCTAGGTCTAAAAGGTGAAAACGGAACTTGGAAggagtttttagatttttatgaCAAACAGCTAGGATCTTCGAGCTTAAGTGATCCTTCAAAGCGGCGCAAAGATGATTTGGTGGCTTTTCTTACTACactcaagaagaaagaagatttgcag CTGTTGGCTAAGTCTCTCAAACTCGACAATGATGTTTTTgagaaattcaaaaagaaatctttgGATGAGACAGCTGAGCAG AGGCTAGTTCGAATGACTCTTACGCATGATGAGTACCCATTAGACTATTTGTTCCCATCTAACGCTGAG GATTGGGTTAGAACAGGGCTtggcaagaagaagatggaaccGACAAAGATCGAAATGATTGCCATTGATTGTGAGATGGTTCTTTGTGAAGATGGGAGTGAAGCTGTTGTTAGAGTTGCTGCAGTTGACCGTGATTTAAAG GTGATTCTTGATGAGTTTGTGAAACCGAATCAACCGGTTGTTGACTATAGGACTTTCATTACTGGACTTACTGCTCAAGATCTTGAAAAGGCTACTATATCTGTGGTAGATATACAG GAAAAATTGCTGATGTTTATCTCTGAGGATACAATTTTGGTTGGTCAAAGTTTGAACCATGATCTAAAAG TATTGAAGGTGGATCATGCCAGAGTAATTGATACTTCACTTGTGTTTAAGTATAACTATGACGGTACAAGAAGGCCTTTAAGACTTAAAAGACCTTCTTTGAATTATCTGTGCAAG TGTATATTGGGATATGAAGTGCAGAAAGAAGGTGTTCCACACAATTGTGTTCATGATGCAGAAGCTGCAATGAAACTTGTACTTGCTATACTAGATAATGGAGCAGAGACCTCCGTTCCACTATCTAAAGAG ATGTTGGAAGCTGAGAAGTCAAAGCTCTACCTTCATAGAATCCCTTGCAATGTTCCATATGAAGAGTTAAATGGAGTCGTTTCCAGGGATATCCCACATGAAGTTAAG CCGTCGAAAAAACAAGACCGTCACTACTATAGCGcgattgttgtttttaaaagtccagaagaagcaaatcaaGCATTTGAAAACATTGCTGGAGACTTTGGAAAG GATTCGAGGGGGTTGTCACAAAAACAGATCTTTCTAGAGCCGAGTTCATCAGAACCTAGATTATATGTTCTCGTTCGTAAAATGGTCGAAGATGATTTGGTTGGGGAAGTCATAGCAGAGGAGAATAATGCGAGTTCTAAGAAACGGAAGAGAGAAAATCATTCTAAAGGGACCAGAGATAGACGCAGGTGTAAACCATTGTCCAGAcgaaaacagagaagcaatGTCAAACGAAGAAGATAA
- a CDS encoding Outer membrane OMP85 family protein (Outer membrane OMP85 family protein; FUNCTIONS IN: molecular_function unknown; INVOLVED IN: biological_process unknown; LOCATED IN: mitochondrion, plastid; EXPRESSED IN: 24 plant structures; EXPRESSED DURING: 14 growth stages; CONTAINS InterPro DOMAIN/s: Bacterial surface antigen (D15) (InterPro:IPR000184), Surface antigen variable number (InterPro:IPR010827); BEST Arabidopsis thaliana protein match is: Outer membrane OMP85 family protein (TAIR:AT3G11070.1); Has 30201 Blast hits to 17322 proteins in 780 species: Archae - 12; Bacteria - 1396; Metazoa - 17338; Fungi - 3422; Plants - 5037; Viruses - 0; Other Eukaryotes - 2996 (source: NCBI BLink).), with translation MENPAEKPDPNPSKPKIESEDEREELGDINGDEEEEEEYEEEDDGKPRTREDAIADRIKAESLFRRMRATPVAVRVHDVIVKGNEKTKDHVIEAEVDVVRQATTLQELLKASKVANFNLQALDIFDSVKITLDSGPPELPGTTNVVIDVVESKSPITGQIGTFTKAEARSSSLEGSLKYKNIFGYGDIWDGSLAYGCDHSAEVGLGMYLPRFRGRPTPFTSRVYLSTQDWLKFSSYKERALGLSLGLIASKYHELAYNIAWRNLIDPSQMASRSIRRQLGHNLVSALKYTFKFDQRNSSLRPTRGYSFISTSQIGGLAPDSRTLRFLRQEIDLRYAVPLGFYRAALNFGIAGGITFPWGSGYKSRASCVPERFFLGGNISPVCSLGGPSALWGFKTRGLGPNEPRREVQDDESGDTYERDFVGGDVAVTAFADLSFDFPLKWFRDRGIHGHVFACAGNMAELSENKYRNFTAPKLLETFRSSVGAGIVVPTSLFRMELNYCHILKKQEHDRAKSGFFMTFSTSS, from the exons ATGGAGAATCCGGCGGAGAAACCCGACCCGAATCcatcaaaacccaaaatcgaatctgaagatgaaagagaagaactaGGAGATATTAACggcgacgaagaagaagaggaagagtatgaggaagaagacgatgggAAACCTCGAACGCGAGAGGATGCAATCGCGGATAGGATCAAAGCTGAGTCTCTGTTCCGTCGTATGCGAGCAACTCCGGTCGCTGTGCGTGTTCACGACGTGATCGTCAAGGGAAACGAGAAGACTAAGGATCATGTCATCGAGGCTGAGGTGGATGTTGTGAGGCAAGCCACTACGTTGCAGGAGCTTCTCAAAGCCTCTAAGGTTGCCAATTTCAATCTACAAGCGCTTGATATCTTCGATTCAGTCAAAATTACGCTTGATTCTGGTCCTCCTGAGCTTCCTGGTACCACCAATGTTGTTATCGATGTTGTTGAGAGCAAAAGCCCTATCACCGGTCAAATCGGAACCTTCACTAAAGCAGAG GCTCGGTCATCAAGCCTTGAAGGCTCTTTGAAGTACAAGAACATATTTGGGTATGGAGATATCTGGGACGGGTCTCTTGCTTATGGCTGTGATCACTCTGCAGAGGTCGGCTTGGGGATGTATTTGCCAAGGTTCAGAGGGCGTCCTACTCCATTTACGTCGCGGGTTTACCTTTCTACCCAAGATTGGCTTAAGTTTTCGTCTTATAAAGAACGAGCTCTTGGTCTTTCCCTCGGGCTTATCGCTAGCAAGTATCATGAGCTGGCCTATAATATTGCATGGCGTAACCTGATAGACCCATCGCAAATGGCATCAAGATCAATAAGGAGACAGCTGGGTCATAATTTGGTTTCTGCTCTGAAGTACACTTTCAAATTTGACCAGAGAAACTCATCTTTGAGGCCAACACGAGGTTACTCTTTCATCTCGACTTCTCAAATAGGTGGTCTTGCACCTGATAGTCGAACTCTCCGCTTTTTGCGCCAG GAAATCGACCTTCGATATGCTGTTCCACTCGGGTTTTATCGTGCTGCTCTGAACTTTGGTATAGCTGGGGGAATCACATTTCCATGGGGAAGCGGATACAAGAGCAGAGCTTCTTGTGTACCTGAGAGGTTCTTCTTAGGTGGAAACATATCGCCTGTGTGTTCTTTGGGAGGACCATCTGCATTATGGGGATTCAAGACTAGGGGATTGGGTCCTAACGAACCAAGGAGGGAAGTACAGGACGATGAGAGTGGTGACACATATGAACGGGATTTTGTGGGAGGAGATGTTGCGGTTACTGCATTTGCAGacctttcttttgatttcccATTGAAATGGTTCAGAGACAGAGGAATCCACGGACATGTGTTTGCATGTGCCGGGAATATGGCGGAATTATCAGAGAACAAGTATAGGAACTTCACAGCTCCAAAGTTGTTGGAGACATTCAGAAGCTCAGTTGGTGCAGGAATCGTGGTACCAACTAGTCTATTTCGCATGGAG CTCAACTACTGCCACATactgaagaaacaagaacacgATCGAGCAAAATCTGGATTTTTCATGACATTTTCAACATCATCTTAA